TGATTAATCTTACTGCGTCTTTTGCAAAGTAGGTCGCTATCAAATCGGCGCCGGCTCTCTTGATTGACGTAAGCACTTCCAGAATGGCTTTGTCTTCATTGATCCAGCCCATTTTTGCAGCGGCTTTAATCATGGCGTATTCACCGCTGATGTTGTAAGCACTCACAGGTACATCGCTGATGTTTTTTACTTCGCGGATGATATCAAGATAGCTCAAAGCAGGTTTTACCATCACTATATCGGCACCTTCTTCTATGTCCATCATGACTTCCTTTACAGCCTCTGTACGATTGGCATAATCCATCTGATACGTCTTCTTATCACCAAAGCCGGGGGCACTATCCAATGCATCGCGGAAGGGGCCGTAAAAGCAGGAAGCATACTTCGCACTGTACGCCATGATGCCTGTTTTGGTAAAATTATTTTCTTCCAAAGCCAGCCGGATGGCTTCAATGCGGCCATCCATCATATCGCTGGGTGCCACCATATCGGCGCCGGCCTGTGCATGGCTCACACTCATTTGCGCCAGCACTTCTACTGTGGCATCATTGACGATTTCACCATTCTCCACAATACCATCGTGACCAAAAGAACTAAAAGGATCGAGGGCTACGTCAGTCATTACATACATGTCCGGACAAGCTTCTTTCACCGTACGAATACTACGCTGCATCAATCCATTTGGGTTAATGGCTTCAGTGCCTTTGTTGTCTTTCAGCTCATCGGCACATTTAATGAACAACAACACACTTTTCAAGCCCATCGCCCACAACTCTTTCACTTCTTTCGCCAGGTTATCGAGGCTTAGGCGATAGTAGTTGGGCATAGAAGCGATTTCTTCTTTTACACCCGTGCCTTCCACTACAAACAACGGCACTATGAAATCATTAGGCGTTAGCATGGTTTCGGCCACCATGCTGCGAATGGCTGGCGACTGGCGAAGAATGCGGTTGCGTCTGGTAAGTATCATAACAGAGAATTAATCAATGAGTGAATAGGTCAATAAGTGAATGTATAACTCAAATGAACAGCTGTAGGAGTACTTAGATGATTAGCAGGTATTGGATTGTTGCGCCCAATCGTTGCGTTCATCATCCGACAGGTAATGCACCCAATCAATGGGCTGCAGACAAGCCTTCAAAAGCGCATCTTCTGCACTACCTGCAGCGGGCTGATAGTTGTATTCGAAGCGTACGGTTGGCGGCAGGCTCATAAGAATGCTTTCTGTACGGCCATTGGTTTTTAAGCCAAACAACGTACCTCGGTCATGCACCAAATTGAACTCTACATAGCGGCCACGCCGAATTTCCTGCCAATACTTTTGCTCTGGCGTAAATGCAAGTGCTTTATGCTTGGATACAATGGGCAAATACGCATCCAGAAATGCGTAACCGCATTTGCTGGCGAGTGTTAACCAGGTGTCCACGGTATAGCCGTCTGTAGCTCTTTTGTGGTCATAAAAAATACCGCCAATGCCACGCCGTTCATTACCCCGGTGGGTATTTACAAAGTAGTTGTCGCAGGTAGTTTTAAACTCCGGATAAAAAGCTTTGTCTACCGCATCGCAAGCCTGTTTGAATGTTTGGTGAAAATGACGGCAGCACTGCGCATCGATATAGTAAGGCGTTAAATCGGTTCCGCCACCAAACCAGCGGTCAATCACTTCACCTGCTGCATTGTACAATTCAAACATGCGGTAGTTGAAGTGTATAGTAGGCACCAACGGATTGAACGGATGAATGACGGAAGAAATACCTGCAGCAAACCAACGATCACCATTGATGTTGAGTTGCCGCTGCATCACCGGGGTTACTTCACCAAACACCACAGAAGTATTGACCCCGCCTTTCTCAAACACATTGCCATGAGCTATCACACGGGTTTTACCACCACCGCCTTCGGGGCGCTGCCACTCATCTTCTACAAAACGGGCTTTGCCGTCTTCCTGCTCCAATGCGGAGCAAAGATCATCTTGCAACTGATGAATGAATGCGATGAATTGTTCTTTTACGTCCATGTATTGATGAATTCGTTGTAACCACAGAGGAATGAGAGGTATGCACAGAGGAGCACAGTGTGTGTTTGCTTATAGTTTTATTTTTTTCGCATTGAGGAAAGGAGGACACAGAGGGAATTGCCTTCGGAAATCATTGATGTTTTGCTTTTCAAGCCCCCTAGCCCCCTGAAGGGGGAAAGGGTAATTCAACGTTTTCCTTTTTTCCTATTCTCTAATTAACCAATTAACTTATTCTCCGTACTCCTTCACTGCATCCACAAATGCCTTGGCATGATCTACCGGCACATCGGGTGTAATACCGTGGCCAAGGTTGGCGATGTAGTGCTGTGTACCAAACGCATCAATCATTTGCTTCACCCGCTGCTTGATTTGCGGAATGGGTGCCAGCAAATAGGCCGGATCAAAATTGCCTTGTAAGGTAATGCTACTGTTGGTGAGTGCCCGTGCAGTAGCTGCATCGATACACCAATCGATTCCAATGCCTGATGCACCACTTGCCGCCAGTGCAGGCAATGCATACCAGCTGCCTTTGGGAAACAAAATAACCGGTGCATGTGGCTGTAAAGCCTGTGCAATCTGCACCAGATAAGGTTGTGCAAAGGCTTCAAAATCCTGCTTGCTGAGCGAACCGCTCCAGCTATCAAAAACTTGTACCACATCGGCGCCTGCAGCCACTTGTGCTTTCAGGTAAGCGATGGTGATGTCCGTAATTTTTTGCAGCAATGCATGTGCCAGCTGTGGTTGCGTAAAAGCAAAACTTCTTGGCTTTCTCCCATGTTTTGCTGCCCTTTCCTTCTACCATGTAGCACAAAATGGTAAACGGTGCACCGGCAAAACCTATGAGTGGTACACGACCATTGAGTTGTTTCTTGGTGAGTGTCAGCGCCTGCATTACATAGCCCAGACTTTCTTCCACATTTTCTGTAATCAACGCATCAATATCTGCTTGTGATTTGATGGTGTTGGGCAATGAAGGTCCCTTACCTTCTTCCATCAATACTTCTACGCCCATGGCCTGTGGTATCACCAAAATATCGGAGAAAATAATGGCGGCATCTGTACCTACAATATCAATAGGCTGTAACGTGATTTCAGCAGCCAGCTCCGGCGTTTGTACACGGGTAAAGAAATCATACTTCGCTTTCAGGGCGAGGTACTCGGGCAAATAACGGCCCGCCTGACGCATCATCCACACAGGTGGGCGTTTGAGTTTTTCTCCTTTCAATGCCCGCAACAACAAATCGTTTTGTAACATGCTTTTGTTTTATCGCTTTATTCAACCGGTTTTTGCGAAGCCGCATACCAGTTGAGAAATGTTTCAATCATCGCTTCCTTACCCGCCTCATTGGCTACAACAATATTGCTGTAGCCAGCAGTTTGTAACGCTTGTGCAGTGGTACTGCCAATAGCAAACAACGCTGCTGTGTGCGGCACCGAGTTCACCGCAAAAAAACTGCGTACAGCACTCGGGCTAAAAAACAATACCGCATCATAGGGCTTGTTCATTTGCACCGGCACTTCATGGGTATGATACACTACCAACTCTTGCAGCGGCACTCCATGCTGCTGCAAATAATCCGGCAGCTCATGCCGGCGGATATTGCTGCAAAAAAATACGGCTCCATCCTTTGCAGGCAAGGCTACAATATGCTTTGCCAAATCCAATGCATCGCTGCCCGTAGCTACAACCGTGCTGTTGGCAAAATGCTGTTGCACCAACTGCAAAGTGGTTTGTCCAATGCAGGCAATCTGCCATACGGGTTGTAGCCATTGCAGCATGGGAGCTACCGCTTCTACCGCATTCATGCTGGTAAAAATGACGAGCCGTTGCTGCGCAGCTAATGCCTGTACTTGCTGGGTGAGTGATGCATCTAGCACGGCTATTGTGCGTATGCATTCCGCCACATCTACACTTACTCCCGCTTGCTGCAAGGCAGCCACGCTGGCAGCATCGAGTGGGCGGGTACTCAATAAGGCAAATGGCTGACTCATTTATTTATTGAATTTTTCAATGAAAGCACCACCACCATTGGCCAGCAGTTTTTCTGCAGCAATATGGCCGGCATCTTCCAGTTCATCCAAACCAAACGTGCAGCTTACTTCCAGCAGGTCGCTGCCATCGGGCATGCATACATTGCCGGTAAAACTAACGTGGCTGTAGTTATGCTGCGCAAAAGCACTGATGGGAGTGGCACAACCACCCATCAGTCCACGCAAAAAATCTCTTTCTATTTTGGTACACACCGCGGTAAACTCATCGTTGATGAGTGCACAGGCATCGAGTATGCGGGCATCATCTTCGCGGCATACTACCATTACAGCACCTTGTGCCGGAGCTGGCAGCATCCAGTCGAGTACCAAATGATTTTGTGGCAACAAGCCAATGCGGTCCAATCCGGCACGGGCAAATATGGCGCCGCTCCAATCGCTTTCAGCAAGCTTGTCGAGGCGGGTTTGCATGTTGCCCCGCATGTTGTGAAACTGCGTATTCCGATACTTGTACAACCATTGTGCTTTGCGGCGGATGCTGCTGGTGCCAATGGTCATGGGCTGTTGCACATCCGAAAAAATGATGGCGCTTCTTTGTGCACCAATACATCTTCCGTGAAACCACGGGGCAACACTGCAGCCTGCACAATGCCCTGCGGCAATTGTGTGGGCACATCTTTCATGCTATGCACGGCAATGTCGATGCGTTTGTTGAGCAATGCTGCATCCAGCGTACGGGTAAACACACCTTGCACACCCATTTCGTACAGGGGTGTTACAAGGTCAATGTCGCCTTCGCTTTTTACCAATACCAATTCTGATGCATGGCCTTGTTGCAACAACGCAGCCTGCACCTGCTCGGCCTGCCACAAGGCAAGCTTGCTTTCGCGGGTTCCTATTTTTATCATGATGCTTCTACGCTGAGGGCCGGATGATTGAGAAACTGTTCGTAAGCTGCTATCACATGACAGCCCTTTTCCGATTTGTGTTTCAAATTTACCATCAGGTTGTTTACGGTTTGCTTGAGCAGTGCATCTACTTCCGGGTTGGCAGTTGTGGCCGCACCAGAAAATTCGCAACCCGTTTGCCGGGCCCATCCGGCAAGGTGCTGCTTCACCAACTTAATAGCAGGTGTATGCTTGTAGGTATGCAGCCATTCGTAAAACTCCTGTTCAAATTCGGCAATGATGGCTTCGGCCTTGGGCACTTCCATGTGGCGGCGGGCAATGGTTTGCTCTAGTATGGCAGAAATTTCATCCACGTTCGCCATTTCTATACCGTCAATTTTGGCCACGTCTTTGTGTACGTTGGCTGGCACACTCAGGTCTACAATCAGCCGTTGTTTGCCCGGCACAAAATGCTGTGGCAATACAATTGGTTCGGGTGCTGCCGTACTGGTAATGATCACATCAAATGCATTGAGCGACGCAGCCAGCTCATCGAAAGGCAAATAACCAGCTTGCAGTTGTGCGGCCAGTTCTTCCGATTTTTCGTTGGTGCGGTTGCAAATGTGCAATTGCAATTGTGGCAAATAATGCAGCAGGTTTTTGCACACATTGGTACCAAACTTTCCTGTACCAATTACCAGGGCTTTCATGGGCCATGGGTTTACTTTTTGCTGCAACCATTCGATGGCTGCAAAGCTTACCGACACCGTACCACTGCTTAGCAATGTGGTAGCCCGTATTTTTTTGGACGCCTGAAAAACAAAGTTCAACGTGCGGTCCATAATGGGACCAATCAAATCGGCGGCTCTTGCCATAGCAATGGCTTGCTTGAGCTGCCCCTGTATTTCGTAATCGCCGATAATTTGAGAATCGAGACCGGCCGCCACCCGAAACAGATGGTGCATGGCGTCTTTGCCTTGCTTAAAAAAACCGTGGTGAATAAACTCACCCACTGTGCCCTTGGTAAAACGGGTGAGCAAGGCGGCCAACTCATGCGGATGGTTGGCATAACCGTATATTTCGGTGCGGTTGCAGGTGCTTACAATAAACACACTTTTGAAGCCCGCCGTTTTTGCCGCAGCCAGTATCTGGCGGTTCATGTCCGCATCTACCGCAAACATTCCTCTCACCTCCGTATCTGCCTGGCGATACCCAATGGCCGCCACACAGAATCGATCCCGCATATGTTCTTCATTCAGCTTCATGGACGTTGCAAAGGTATTTGGCACGTGGTACGGCCGTGCGTTGGTTCTGTCACTTCATTGTCATATTACTGTGTCACATCATTGTCATTTTCAATGTGTAAACCAAACAACAGCAGTGAACCGTACATTTTGCTGTTGTTTTGCAGCCCCAACAAAATACGTGGTGACCTGTTGGTATGGATCAAACAATGTCAAAATCTGCCATGATGCATAAGAAAGGAATTGTACTGATGAACCTCGGTTCGCCCGACTCAACTGCCGTAAAAGATGTACGCCGTTACCTCAACGAATTTTTGATGGACGAACGGGTGATTGATATACCCAAACTCTTGCGGTTCTTATTGGTGAGAGGCATTATTTCTCCTTTCCGTGCACCCAAATCGGCCAAGGCTTACAAAAGCATTTGGTGGGAAGAAGGCTCGCCACTCATTGTACTCACACAACAATTGCAAGCAGCATTGCAACACGCAGTAACAGCTCCGGTAACCATTGCGATGCGCTATGGCAATCCGCATCCGAAAAAAGCTTACGATGAATTGCTGGCCAAAGTGCCCGAATTGGAAGAAGTGATTGTAGTGCCGCTGTATCCGCATTATGCCATGAGCAGCTATGAAACGGCCGTGGAGTATGCGAAGGAAATTCATGCTCAGGAAAACTATGCTTTCAAACTCACCATACTGCCACCGTATTACAAGCATGAATCGTACCTCGATGCCTTGGCCAGCAGCATTCAACCTTATTTGAATGAAGAATACGATCACATTTTGTTTAGCTACCACGGGGTACCTGAAAGACATATCCGCAAGGGTGACACCACGGGTTGTCATTGCCTCAAAGTGGACAATTGCTGCGAAGTGGATTCACCTGCTCATGCACAATGCTACCGCCACCAGTGTGTTACCACCACGCATTTGGTAGCGGGCATGCTGGGTATTCCAAAAGAAAAATACAGCTTCAGTTTTCAAAGCCGCTTGGGGCAAGATGAATGGCTGAAACCTTACACCGCCAAGCGTTTGGAAGAAATGCCGAAAGAAGGCATCAAGAAATTGTTGGTAGCATGCCCTGCCTTCGTGAGTGATTGTTTGGAAACACTGGAAGAAATAGCTGAAGAAGGCAAAGAAGAATTTATACATGCCGGTGGCGAAAGCTTCACCATGATTCCTTGTTTGAATGTGCATCCGAAATGGGTGGAAGCCATTGTGGACATGGTTGAAGAAGCAGTCTAATATTTTTGGTTTGGAGTTTAAAGTTTGTGGTTATTCGTTTTTGGTTAATGGTTCTTCATGCATGACGCTTTTGCTGTTTGCAAACAGCTTTTTCTCCAGAGATTAGGTTGCTGCATTTGAACTTTGGAACTTGTGAACACTGGAACTCGTAAACTTGCAAACCTACCAACCCGTCAACTTACCAACTTCACCCCCATGTACTTCTACATCAAAGCCATCCATATCATTTTTGTTGTAACCTGGTTTGCGGGGTTGTTTTACCTGCCGAGGCTGTTGGTGTATCTGGCAGAAGCACAGCAAAAAAATGAGCTGGAAAAAACCATTCTCACAGACCAGTTGCTACTCATGACCAAGCGACTGTGGTATGGCATTACCTGGCCATCCGCCATCCTCACCCTCATTTTTGGTGGCTGGATGTGGTACCTGTATCCCGCTACTCCTTCATGGCTCGTCATCAAGCTGATACTCGTGGTATTGCTGTATGTGTATCATGGTTCACTGCAAGCCATTGTGAGCAAGCATGCTAAAGGATTGTTTCCCTACACCGGGCAGCAAATGCGCATCTGGAATGAAGTGCCCACTTTGCTGCTGGTATCAGTAGTAATGCTGGTAGTGGTAAAAGAAAATATGAGCCTTGTATGGGGCCTCGTGGGTCTGTTGGCACTGATTGTGTTGCTCATGAGTGCCATCAAAATTTACAAAAACTTACGGCAGAAAAAATAGCTAATTGTTGCTGATATAAGCTGCAATTGCTACACCGCCTGACTAAACCGTTTGGCAGGTGCATCGGCCTGCTGGCGCAGCAAGTGCACATCAAAACAACGGGCAATGTTGCGGATGAAATTTCTGCCCGTAGCTGTGATCGTAATACCATTGGGTTGCCATTCAATCAAATCATCGGCCAGCAATGCTTGTAGAGCAGGTTTGCAATGTTCTTCCAACACATCGCTGAAAGCTGTGTCGAATT
The Phnomibacter ginsenosidimutans genome window above contains:
- the hemB gene encoding porphobilinogen synthase, whose translation is MILTRRNRILRQSPAIRSMVAETMLTPNDFIVPLFVVEGTGVKEEIASMPNYYRLSLDNLAKEVKELWAMGLKSVLLFIKCADELKDNKGTEAINPNGLMQRSIRTVKEACPDMYVMTDVALDPFSSFGHDGIVENGEIVNDATVEVLAQMSVSHAQAGADMVAPSDMMDGRIEAIRLALEENNFTKTGIMAYSAKYASCFYGPFRDALDSAPGFGDKKTYQMDYANRTEAVKEVMMDIEEGADIVMVKPALSYLDIIREVKNISDVPVSAYNISGEYAMIKAAAKMGWINEDKAILEVLTSIKRAGADLIATYFAKDAVRLINH
- the hemF gene encoding oxygen-dependent coproporphyrinogen oxidase, whose translation is MDVKEQFIAFIHQLQDDLCSALEQEDGKARFVEDEWQRPEGGGGKTRVIAHGNVFEKGGVNTSVVFGEVTPVMQRQLNINGDRWFAAGISSVIHPFNPLVPTIHFNYRMFELYNAAGEVIDRWFGGGTDLTPYYIDAQCCRHFHQTFKQACDAVDKAFYPEFKTTCDNYFVNTHRGNERRGIGGIFYDHKRATDGYTVDTWLTLASKCGYAFLDAYLPIVSKHKALAFTPEQKYWQEIRRGRYVEFNLVHDRGTLFGLKTNGRTESILMSLPPTVRFEYNYQPAAGSAEDALLKACLQPIDWVHYLSDDERNDWAQQSNTC
- a CDS encoding uroporphyrinogen decarboxylase family protein, coding for MLQKITDITIAYLKAQVAAGADVVQVFDSWSGSLSKQDFEAFAQPYLVQIAQALQPHAPVILFPKGSWYALPALAASGASGIGIDWCIDAATARALTNSSITLQGNFDPAYLLAPIPQIKQRVKQMIDAFGTQHYIANLGHGITPDVPVDHAKAFVDAVKEYGE
- a CDS encoding uroporphyrinogen decarboxylase family protein encodes the protein MLQNDLLLRALKGEKLKRPPVWMMRQAGRYLPEYLALKAKYDFFTRVQTPELAAEITLQPIDIVGTDAAIIFSDILVIPQAMGVEVLMEEGKGPSLPNTIKSQADIDALITENVEESLGYVMQALTLTKKQLNGRVPLIGFAGAPFTILCYMVEGKGSKTWEKAKKFCFYATTAGTCIAAKNYGHHHRLPESTSGCRRRCGTSF
- a CDS encoding uroporphyrinogen-III synthase, which codes for MSQPFALLSTRPLDAASVAALQQAGVSVDVAECIRTIAVLDASLTQQVQALAAQQRLVIFTSMNAVEAVAPMLQWLQPVWQIACIGQTTLQLVQQHFANSTVVATGSDALDLAKHIVALPAKDGAVFFCSNIRRHELPDYLQQHGVPLQELVVYHTHEVPVQMNKPYDAVLFFSPSAVRSFFAVNSVPHTAALFAIGSTTAQALQTAGYSNIVVANEAGKEAMIETFLNWYAASQKPVE
- the hemA gene encoding glutamyl-tRNA reductase codes for the protein MKLNEEHMRDRFCVAAIGYRQADTEVRGMFAVDADMNRQILAAAKTAGFKSVFIVSTCNRTEIYGYANHPHELAALLTRFTKGTVGEFIHHGFFKQGKDAMHHLFRVAAGLDSQIIGDYEIQGQLKQAIAMARAADLIGPIMDRTLNFVFQASKKIRATTLLSSGTVSVSFAAIEWLQQKVNPWPMKALVIGTGKFGTNVCKNLLHYLPQLQLHICNRTNEKSEELAAQLQAGYLPFDELAASLNAFDVIITSTAAPEPIVLPQHFVPGKQRLIVDLSVPANVHKDVAKIDGIEMANVDEISAILEQTIARRHMEVPKAEAIIAEFEQEFYEWLHTYKHTPAIKLVKQHLAGWARQTGCEFSGAATTANPEVDALLKQTVNNLMVNLKHKSEKGCHVIAAYEQFLNHPALSVEAS
- the hemH gene encoding ferrochelatase, whose product is MMHKKGIVLMNLGSPDSTAVKDVRRYLNEFLMDERVIDIPKLLRFLLVRGIISPFRAPKSAKAYKSIWWEEGSPLIVLTQQLQAALQHAVTAPVTIAMRYGNPHPKKAYDELLAKVPELEEVIVVPLYPHYAMSSYETAVEYAKEIHAQENYAFKLTILPPYYKHESYLDALASSIQPYLNEEYDHILFSYHGVPERHIRKGDTTGCHCLKVDNCCEVDSPAHAQCYRHQCVTTTHLVAGMLGIPKEKYSFSFQSRLGQDEWLKPYTAKRLEEMPKEGIKKLLVACPAFVSDCLETLEEIAEEGKEEFIHAGGESFTMIPCLNVHPKWVEAIVDMVEEAV
- a CDS encoding CopD family protein is translated as MYFYIKAIHIIFVVTWFAGLFYLPRLLVYLAEAQQKNELEKTILTDQLLLMTKRLWYGITWPSAILTLIFGGWMWYLYPATPSWLVIKLILVVLLYVYHGSLQAIVSKHAKGLFPYTGQQMRIWNEVPTLLLVSVVMLVVVKENMSLVWGLVGLLALIVLLMSAIKIYKNLRQKK